One Solanum pennellii chromosome 9, SPENNV200 DNA segment encodes these proteins:
- the LOC107030316 gene encoding uncharacterized protein LOC107030316 translates to MGGRVDKSINRTKGAYVFRISGHNYHHIGSLLPEIGKKPQFAQLYIYDTDNEIKNRINSLMHEEVQVDIVQGICEMLNEHNVLVKSFRMARDRYREQPQTEFRLRLLSERINDGRQYNIPTASEVAGLIIGDLTDANFQRDVIVEHRKNGLQRITDLHPSFMSMTYPLIHPYGEDGYRLGIQLVSQSQKTYTREHMTMRQYYGYRIQQRLNEGRTLIPAGRLLQQYIVDGYMAIEEERFRYIRNNQPKLRADLFGGLMDAVVRGDSDCSQVGKTIILPSSHTGGPRYRAQNYQDAMAICRWAGYPNLFLTFTCNPKWPEIKAMFHLIGQHDDGSRVDIICRVFQIKLAQLMQHIKKDKPFGTVIACIYTIEFQKRGLPHAHILLFLHESQKNPTAEHIDRLISAEIPDLEEDPDGYNAVKNFMIHGPCGQLNPCCPCMRQGKCTKHFPKKYNDQTNFDSDGFPIYRRRNTGIEVKKNGASLDNRYVVPYNRNLLVQFNAHINVEVCNYSRSVKYLFKYVHKGSDRATAIIESTDSTKDNDEIRKYLDCRYISATEACWRIFQFDIHYRQPAVERLPFHLQGQNTIIFEESRRAESILNRPDIEKPKFTEWFEANKEYPDARDLTYSDFPTRWVWNAKKKKWTRRKKGRAVGRIYFAHPASGERFYLRMLLNFVKGCTSFESIRRINGVDYKTYREACYALGLLDDDKEWNDCLSEAAQWASGNELRNLFVTILIHCQVSDSHKLWENNYNILSEDITSMQRKRLHLKDLQLTDKQIEAYSLLEIENMLIKQGRSLRDIEGMPLPDNTLMRNVGNRLINEELDYDKGELKKMHDKSFKLLNSFQLPAYEAIISSVDNKEGRLFFIHGHGGTGKTFLWNTIISKIRSESKIVLPVATSGIAALLLPNGRTAHSRFHIPLDVTPESTCDIKQGSQLAELLKKTCLIIWDEAPMANKYCLEALDKSLRDILRDRYENSSDRPFGGLTIVCGGDFRQILPVIPKGTGADIVDASLNNSHLWPYFSIYELKENMRLTCGKVMGSEAERIASFDRWLLQIGDGSVYADKKMELIKLPPDISIAPSHNQVESIVDAVYPSLLQNYNNPTYLKERAILTPKNEMVHDLNEKIMNIIPGEGRTYYSSDNVCKASVNTNEEDILYPTEFLNNLRFSGIPNHDIHLKVGSPVMLLRNLNQTEGLCNGTRLMITHLGKWSVNANIISGKNIGTTVTIPRIIMSPNDSKWPFKLNRRQLPLATCYAMTINKSQGQTLQTVGLYLPKQNESILRHTKDDLLWLIIAKERLNLGSIIALEKAMRAKKYIHITAPKDSIPEGAHIEVLVINTTQPRVTDNSETFEWVQATKEHITPTLCDEQGIDALNEAAPVGHTSLLP, encoded by the exons ATGGGAGGCCGAGTTGACAAATCAATAAATCGTACAAAAGGTGCTTATGTATTCAGAATCAGTGGACATAATTATCATCATATTGGCTCTCTCTTACCTGAAATTGGGAAAAAACCACAATTTgcacaactatatatatatgatacggacaatgaaataaaaaatcgaATCAACAGTCTAATGCATGAAGAAGTTCAAGTAGACATTGTTCAGGGAATATGTGAAATGCTCAACGAGCATAATGTTCTGGTAAAATCATTTCGTATGGCAAGGGATAGATATAGAGAACAACCACAAACAGAGTTTCGCCTACGTCTTCTATCAGAAAGGATTAACGACGGTCGGCAATACAATATACCTACGGCTTCAGAAGTAGCTGGATTGATCATTGGCGATCTTACAGATGCCAACTTCCAGCGAGATGTTATTGTTGAACACCGCAAAAATGGGCTCCAAAGGATCACCGATTTGCACCCAAGTTTCATGTCAATGACTTACCCATTAATACACCCATACGGTGAAGATGGATATAGACTGGGAATACAATTGGTGTCTCAAAGCCAAAAAACTTACACACGAGAGCACATGACAATGAGACAATATTATGGATACCGCATACAACAACGGCTTAATGAGGGGCGCACACTTATACCGGCTGGCAGGCTACTGCAGCAGTACATTGTGGATGGTTACATGGCAATTGAAGAGGAGCGATTTAGATATATACGCAATAACCAACCAAAGCTTCGGGCTGATCTTTTTGGGGGCTTAATGGATGCTGTTGTGCGTGGAGATTCTGATTGTTCACAGGTCGGGAAAACAATTATATTACCTTCGTCACACACGGGTGGACCTCGCTACAGGGCACAAAATTATCAAGATGCAATGGCTATATGTAGATGGGCTGGATACCcgaatttatttcttaccttcacATGTAACCCAAAGTGGCCAGAAATAAAGGCAATGTTTCACCTAATTGGTCAACATGACGATGGTAGTCGGGTAGACATCATATGCAGGGTTTTCCAGATCAAGCTAGCCCAACTAATGCAAcatattaaaaaagataaaccATTCGGGACAGTAATAGCAT GTATATATACAATTGAGTTCCAGAAAAGAGGCTTGCCACATGCACATATATTGTTGTTCCTTCATGAATCACAAAAAAATCCTACAGCGGAACATATTGACAGACTAATATCCGCTGAAATACCTGACCTTGAAGAAGATCCAGATGGGTATAATGCAGTGAAGAACTTTATGATACACGGACCATGCGGACAACTAAATCCCTGCTGCCCATGTATGAGACAAGGGAAGTGCACAAAGCATTTCCCTAAGAAATACAATGACCAGACAAATTTTGATTCGGATGGATTCCCTATTTATAGGAGACGCAACACAGGTATTGAAGTGAAGAAAAATGGAGCCAGCCTAGACAACAGATATGTTGTTCCGTACAATAGGAACTTGCTTGTGCAATTTAATGCACACATAAATGTTGAAGTCTGCAACTACTCAAGGTCAGTGAAGTATCTATTCAAGTATGTTCATAAAGGGTCTGATAGAGCAACAGCAATAATAGAATCAACAGATTCAACAAAAGACAACGATGAGATCAGAAAGTATCTAGATTGCAGATACATTTCAGCTACCGAAGCATGCTGGAGGATATTCCAATTTGACATACATTACAGACAACCAGCAGTTGAGCGACTACCATTCCATTTACAAGGACAAAACACCATAATATTCGAAGAATCAAGGCGAGCTGAAAGCATATTAAACAGACCAGATATTGAAAAACCAAAATTTACTGAATGGTTTGAAGCAAACAAAGAGTACCCCGATGCAAGAGATCTAACATATTCTGATTTTCCTACACGGTGGGTATggaatgcaaaaaaaaaaaaatggactaGGAGGAAAAAAGGTCGGGCAGTTGGTAGAATCTATTTTGCACATCCAGCAAGTGGAGAGCGTTTTTATCTGCGCATGTTGTTAAATTTTGTCAAAGGCTGCACTTCATTTGAAAGCATAAGAAGAATTAATGGAGTAGATTATAAAACCTATCGAGAGGCTTGCTACGCATTAGGCTTATTAGATGACGACAAGGAGTGGAATGACTGCTTGTCAGAGGCTGCCCAATGGGCAAGTGGAAATGAACTGCGCAATCTATTTGTGACTATTCTTATTCACTGCCAAGTTTCAGATTCACACAAGCTTTGGGAGAATAACTACAACATATTATCAGAAGATATCACATCGATGCAGAGAAAGCGTTTACATCTGAAAGATTTGCAACTAACTGACAAACAAATAGAAGCGTATTCCCTGTTAGAAATTGAAAACATGCTCATAAAACAGGGAAGAAGTTTGCGAGACATAGAAGGGATGCCACTGCCAGATAATACATTAATGCGGAATGTGGGAAATCGCCTAATTAATGAAGAGCTAGACTATGACAAAGGTGAACTAAAAAAAATGCACGACAAATCATTTAAACTATTAAATAGTTTTCAATTACCGGCATATGAGGCAATAATATCATCCGTTGATAATAAAGAAGGcagattattttttatacacGGACATGGTGGTACAGGCAAGACATTTCTATGGAAtacaattatttcaaaaatcagATCAGAATCAAAAATAGTTCTACCAGTCGCCACTTCAGGTATAGCAGCTTTATTGTTGCCGAACGGCAGGACTGCTCATTCGCGGTTCCATATTCCGCTTGACGTCACACCCGAGTCAACATGTGACATAAAACAAGGAAGCCAATTAGCAGAACTACTAAAGAAAACATGTTTGATAATTTGGGATGAAGCTCCAATGGCAAACAAATATTGTTTAGAAGCCTTAGACAAGAGCTTGAGGGACATTCTTCGAGATAGGTATGAAAATAGTTCTGACAGGCCTTTTGGGGGACTAACAATCGTGTGTGGTGGTGATTTCAGACAAATCCTGCCGGTAATTCCAAAAGGAACAGGAGCTGATATTGTTGATGCGTCGCTAAACAATTCGCACCTGTGGCCCTACTTTTCAATTTATGAACTGAAGGAAAATATGCGTCTTACTTGTGGAAAAGTCATGGGTTCTGAAGCTGAAAGAATTGCAAGTTTTGATAGATGGTTATTGCAGATTGGAGATGGATCAGTTTATGCTGATAAAAAGATGGAACTCATTAAGCTACCGCCTGATATATCCATTGCACCATCACACAATCAAGTGGAATCAATTGTAGATGCAGTATATCCATCTCTATTACAGAATTACAACAACCCGACATACTTGAAAGAAAGAGCCATACTAACACCAAAAAATGAAATGGTTCATGatctaaatgaaaaaataatgaatattataCCAGGGGAAGGAAGAACCTACTACAGCTCTGACAATGTGTGCAAAGCAAGTGTGAACACTAATGAGGAAGATATATTGTACCCCACTGAATTCCTTAATAACTTACGATTCTCAGGCATCCCTAACCATGATATACACTTAAAAGTAGGAAGTCCGGTTATGCTTCTTAGAAATCTCAATCAAACAGAAGGACTATGCAACGGTACAAGATTAATGATCACACATCTGGGAAAATGGTCTGTAAATGCAAACATCATATCTGGTAAGAACATCGGCACAACAGTCACAATACCCAGAATTATCATGTCTCCAAATGATTCAAAATGGCCATTCAAGCTTAATAGACGACAACTTCCTTTGGCAACCTGTTATGCCATGACAATCAATAAAAGTCAAGGACAAACTCTGCAGACGGTTGGACTATATCTTCCAAAACAG AACGAGTCTATTCTCCGCCATACAAAAGATGATCTGTTATGGTTGATCATCGCTAAAGAGAGGCTAAATCTGGGTTCAATAATTGCGTTGGAGAAAGCCATGAGGGCTAAGAAATACATACACATCACAGCGCCAAAAGACAG TATCCCGGAGGGCGCACACATAGAAGTTCTTGTGATAAATACTACACAGCCTCGAGTTACTGATAATTCAGAGACCTTCGAG TGGGTCCAAGCCACTAAAGAGCATATTACACCTACCTTGTGCGATGAGCAGGGCATTGATGCCCTAAATGAGGCTGCACCAGTTGGCCACACCTCTTTACTTCCCTAG